ATGCATATGAGTCTTTCGACTTTACAGAAGACCTCACAAAACATTTTGAAAAAATCAGCAATGGCATTTCTGATCTTTCAGCATCAATAGAAGAAATTTCAAGTACTACTCAGGATGTCATGCAAAAAACACTTTATGCGGAGAAAGAAGGTAGGGAAGCGGCCGCAATAGGAAAAGAAGCATTTGACAAGATGGAGGCTGTTGGAGAAATTTCCAAGAAGAGTGTTCAGGAAATTAATTCTCTCAATTATGAGATAGAAAAAATCAACGATATTGTAAAATTAATCAACGGAATCGCAGAACAAACAAATATGCTTGCATTGAATGCCGCAATTGAAGCGGCACGCGCAGGAGAAAACGGAAGAGGATTTGCTGTTGTCGCAGGAGAAGTAAAGAATCTTGCAGGGGAATCCAAAAAAGCAACACTGCAGATACAGGAATTAATCACAAGTATCCAGAAGAACAGTCAGAATACTACCGATTCAATGCACCATGTTGATGAAGAGATAAAAGTTGGAATCAAGAGTACAAATGCGGCGATTGAAGCATTAAACAAAATTGTTGAGGAGATAGTAGTTGCATCAGGCAGTATGACTGAAATCTCCAAGGCAACTGATATACAGGCACAGGAGACAAATGTCTTTATGCAGCTTGTTGATGCCGCAAATGAAATCAACAGGGAAAACAAAAAACGAACAGAAAATATTACAGCATTAGCAGAGGAGATTTCATCAACAACAGATGAAGTAGGAGAAATATCAAATTCAATGCATGAAATGTCTATAGAATTAAAAGATGCAATGAATAAATTCAGAATTGAATGAAAACCATTCATAAAATAAATATTCTAATATTCCATGCAAACGATAATAATAACAATAGTAATGGTGATGAAAATCACAAAATAATTCGCTATGAAAGTCAAAAATCCCTGATAGACTTATCATCACTTTTTTGTGTGATGAAAAAAGCTCATCATGTGCGTTTTACATGAAATTTAAATTCGTAACTTACTTAATTTGGTAACTTACATGAAAAGTTTTCATGAAAATATAATTTCATGAACGTTTTTAATGCAAATCACTTTTTTTAATTAATAAAATTACAATTCTGAATCAATAAATAAAATACAAAAATTATGATATTGACTTATATCATTGAATTATTCACTAATTATCAAGTTTTTTCTTACCCATAGAAGAAATGTATGGAACTTCGGTTCCTGCTTCAAGTTTGGATGCTTCTTCTTCTGTGATTGTAAGCTCAAACATATCAAAGTCCTTAATGTCCATAAACTGAACTGTTGCACCGGAAATTGAAATTACCTGGGCTGATTTGCGCTCTACAATAGGAACATATGTCTTTGCTGATACAGGCTGAACAATTGAACGTTTTACACCATCAAAAATGCCTACTGCATCAATCCTTGATTTTGCCGCACCGTGTTTTCCAGGCTTTGAAGTAGCAATGCCAAGAATTTTGCATGGCTCTTCCTCTATAACGACATATCTTCCCTCTTTTAATTTTCCAATTTCAGTCTGTTCTTTCATAATAATCAAACTCTATTATGTATATTACAATCAACTTAAATAAATTCAACGAAGAATCATGAAATATACAGGTACGAAATAATGAATTTTCAGGATTGCTGTGAAGAGATCGCAAACGAAGTGAAAAGTGCAATAATTCCATATGTAGGAAGGCCTGAAGCGGCAGAATTCATCAGACAGGGCGCTGATGGCACACCAACAAAAAAAATTGACCAGATCGCAGAAGATATAGTCATCAGGTATTTAAAGGAAAAAAAAATCTGCAGTATGGTGATTAGTGAAGAGGCAGGATGTGAAGAGATTGGCGGGAAATCAGGGACAATATACCTGGATCCGGTTGACGGCACACACAACGCAATAACAGGAAACCCATTTTATGCACTTTCAATTGCATTTGCCGAGGATGGAGTTATAAAAAAAGCCTACGTTAAAGACTTAGCCCACGGAGAATCTTTTTATGCGGAAAAAGATAAAGGAGCCTTCTGCAACGGAATAAAAGTAAAAGTTTCAGATACCGAATTCCTCGATAAAAGTACAATAAGTGTTTACGGGAAAAAATTTGATCCTGAAACTATCGTTAAAATTGGTGAGAAAATACGCAGATGGAGACTTTACGGGGCATCGGCACTTGAACTCTGTTATGTCGGATGCGCAAGATTAGACGGGTTTATTGATCTAAGAAATACCCTGCGTGTCACAGACGCCGCCGCAGGAATGCTTTTCTGCAAAGAGGCGGGAGGCACAGTAACTGATAAGTGCGGCAGACCCATACAGTTTTCAGACGATGTCAGCCGTGGAGAATGTCTTATCGCTACAAACGGTCTGATACACAAAAAAACCATTGAATATCTGAGGTGATTTTATTAGATTTGTGCTGGTCGCAAGGCCTGATGATGAAAAAGCTCTAAGCCTTGCAGACGAATTGTCCATATTTTTAGAAGAGCGCGGTCACAGCATAATCTGTGAGAATAAAACATCTATAGCACTGGGAAATGGTGATGGTATAGATATTTCATCCTTAAAAGGGGATGCCGCAGTAGTTATCGGAGGAGACGGAACAGTCCTTCATACTGTAAGACAGCTTGAAAACCAGATTCCAATAATAGGAATCAACAGAGGGCGCGTTGGATTCTTAACCGATATCGAACCTGAAGAAGCCAAAGAATATCTCCTTAAAATCGAGGCAGGAAATTATGCAATCGAAAAGAGAATGCGCCTTTCACTGAGTGTTGATGGTGAATACATTGGCCAAGCATTAAACGAGGCTGTAATTGTCTCATCGCGGCCTGCAAAAATCCTTCAGCTGACAATAAATATCGACCATGTTCCGGCTGAAAGATTCAGGGCAGACGGAGTCATTATAAGCACTGCGACTGGTTCAACCGGATATGCGATGAGTGCCGGCGGTCCGATTGTTGACCCGTGGATAGACGGCTTTTTAATAGTTCCTCTTGCACCTTATTATCTCTCATCACGACCGCATTTAATCAGCAGTAAAAGAAGATTAAGAGTTGAACTTGACAGCACAAAACCGGCGGATTTGGTTGTTGACGGCCAGCATATAATGGAAGTTTTCAACGGCAATGTCCTTTCGATTGAAAAATCACAAAAACCTGCACTCTTTATTAACGCCGGTAAAAATTTCTTTGCAAAAGTTGACAGCAAATTAAAAACCCTTTAATTTAGCTTTTAATCAGGTTATGAAAATTTATGGTGAAATAATTATCTCAGGTTAAAATTCTCTTTTTAAAAAAACGTTCATGAAAAAAAAATTTTTCATGTACTATTTCATGAAAATTATAATTTGATTTTCATGCTAAAATTCGTTTTTAAAAAAATGTTCATTAAACAAATTTTTCATGGACGTTTTTATGGTAAATTTCTTTCAAAAAAAAAGTTTATCAAATCATATTTCATGCAAAAATCAATAGATATTTTTTGCTAAAACTGAATTTTAAAAATCATTTCTTTTTGTATAAGACTTATCTTCTTTTGAGTTCAAAATGAAATGAAAGGTGTCTTACTATATGCAGGTATCAATGAAACTTGAGATAATGGACTCACCAGGTCAGCTCGTAAATGCGTTAAAACCGATATCGGATGCAGGCGGAAATATAAAATCTGTTATTCATGAAAGAGATCCCTTATCCGAGAGCAAGACTTTGGATGTTGAAATAACACTTGAACTGCCAAAAGACAGACTTGAGTCTTTAAAGGAGACGCTTAAAAAAAGCGGAGTTTCAATAGTAAGAATAGGCGAAGAGCGTTTTTTAATCAGAAAATCTGTCATTTTAATAGGTCACCTTATGCACACAGACTTAAGCGATACTGTAGACAGAATCGATGCAACAGGTTTTGCTGAGGTAGGAGAACTTCAGATGATAATGCCTGCGATAGATGAACCAACCTCTGCTAAAATGACACTTAAATCTGACAGTCTTGAGGATATAAACCGTGCAATGGAAATATTAAGAGTAATTGCCGTTCAAAAAGAGATTTTAATTGTTGAACCTCTGGAGGGCATCTGATGAAAGTTGTATTACTTGGATTTGGATCTGTTGGAAGAGGTCTTGCAAAAATCATTCATGAAAAAAATCCGGGAATAAAAATAACAGCAGTTGCCGACTCAAAAAGCGGACTTATTGACAACAACGGAATAGATATCCCCGCACTCTTTGAAAGAAAAGATAAAACCGGATGCTGTGGTGAGAATAAACTCACTCCTCTTGAAATTCTTGATTTGGCAGAATATGACGTACTGATTGAGGTTACACCAACAAATGCAGATACCGGCCAGCCTGCAATTGACTACATAAAATATGCCCTTTCAAGAGGCAAAAGTGTTGTAACCTCAAACAAAGGGCCGGTTGCGCTAGAATATCAAAATCTTATAAATATTGCCAAAAAAAACAATTGCTCTTTTAGATTTGAGGCAACAGTCTGCGGTGCAATCCCGATTATCCATGCTCTTGAACACGGACTTGCAGGAAATACAATTGAAAGAATATACGGTGTGTTCAACGGAACATGCAATTATATTTTAACCCGGATGTCTGATGAAAAACTCACATATCAGCAGGCGCTTTTGGAAGCCCGCGAACTTGGATATGCAGAGGCAGATCCGACATATGATATCAAAGGAATAGATGCGGCTATAAAACTTGTAATTTTGGCAAACGCAATTTTTGGATTCAACAAGACTTTGAATGATGTAGAGATTACCGGTATTGACAAGATTCCTTCAGATGCACTTCAGCTTGCCCTTCAGGATGACAAAACAATACGTCTTATCGGAGAGATTGATGCAAAAAAAGAAAGCCTCCGTGTATCTCCAAGAATTCTCCCGCAAAACCACACTTTAGTTGTCAGTGATACTCTAAATGCGGTGACGGCAGAAACAGATCTTGCAGGAGCAGTCACTTTTATTGGAAAAGGGGCAGGCTCAGTTGAGACTGCAAGTGCTGTTTTGGCAGATCTTCTCTTTATAAGTGAGTGCAATGGCAGGCGTAATTGAGAAAAGACGGGAATTATTGGAATTGATGAGAGAATGCACTCTCAAAAAAGGCTATTTTTCTGTGCATGATATCGAAGAGAAGACACAGATTCCAAGAAGTACTATTCAGGACTGGATTACCCGTCTTATTGATGAAAACTGCCTTGTTTTAAAAGAAGAAAAGAGAGGACGCTCTCCTGCAAAGTATGTTACAAAAAGCACAATGCTTCAGACTGCATGCAAACGAATTTTTACTACTGTTGATGACGACACTGTAGCAATTTTTCATGAGTGCCGAAGCTACGGTTGTGCAGCCTTTTGCAACCACCATCACCTCCTTGCCGGCGGCGGGATTTTCAAAGCCAGAAGAGAAGGAAATCTTTTAGTTGAATATGCATGCCTTAACAATTCAGATGAAGAAAAAGATATTAAAATCGGCCTTTATCCATCACCTGCTGTCGGAGTTATTGATGTCAGAAAAAAAGACAATTTTATTGTCCAGAAAATCAGGTGCATAGGCGGTCCTGCATACTCCCTTACCGACATGATGAAAATGGCTGAAGGTGTCTGCAATATTCACATTACAAACAAAGGAGAACTTGTAGAAGGTGAAGTTTATACAAAGGCAATGTCTCATGTAATAATAGGCATTGATGATACAGATACAAAAGACGGAGGCGCAACATTTGCACTGGCACTTGGTCTTTTACAGTATCTTG
The genomic region above belongs to Methanomicrobium antiquum and contains:
- a CDS encoding translation initiation factor IF-5A; this translates as MKEQTEIGKLKEGRYVVIEEEPCKILGIATSKPGKHGAAKSRIDAVGIFDGVKRSIVQPVSAKTYVPIVERKSAQVISISGATVQFMDIKDFDMFELTITEEEASKLEAGTEVPYISSMGKKKLDN
- a CDS encoding bifunctional fructose-bisphosphatase/inositol-phosphate phosphatase, which translates into the protein MNFQDCCEEIANEVKSAIIPYVGRPEAAEFIRQGADGTPTKKIDQIAEDIVIRYLKEKKICSMVISEEAGCEEIGGKSGTIYLDPVDGTHNAITGNPFYALSIAFAEDGVIKKAYVKDLAHGESFYAEKDKGAFCNGIKVKVSDTEFLDKSTISVYGKKFDPETIVKIGEKIRRWRLYGASALELCYVGCARLDGFIDLRNTLRVTDAAAGMLFCKEAGGTVTDKCGRPIQFSDDVSRGECLIATNGLIHKKTIEYLR
- a CDS encoding NAD(+)/NADH kinase translates to MLVARPDDEKALSLADELSIFLEERGHSIICENKTSIALGNGDGIDISSLKGDAAVVIGGDGTVLHTVRQLENQIPIIGINRGRVGFLTDIEPEEAKEYLLKIEAGNYAIEKRMRLSLSVDGEYIGQALNEAVIVSSRPAKILQLTINIDHVPAERFRADGVIISTATGSTGYAMSAGGPIVDPWIDGFLIVPLAPYYLSSRPHLISSKRRLRVELDSTKPADLVVDGQHIMEVFNGNVLSIEKSQKPALFINAGKNFFAKVDSKLKTL
- a CDS encoding amino acid-binding protein produces the protein MKLEIMDSPGQLVNALKPISDAGGNIKSVIHERDPLSESKTLDVEITLELPKDRLESLKETLKKSGVSIVRIGEERFLIRKSVILIGHLMHTDLSDTVDRIDATGFAEVGELQMIMPAIDEPTSAKMTLKSDSLEDINRAMEILRVIAVQKEILIVEPLEGI
- a CDS encoding homoserine dehydrogenase; the protein is MKVVLLGFGSVGRGLAKIIHEKNPGIKITAVADSKSGLIDNNGIDIPALFERKDKTGCCGENKLTPLEILDLAEYDVLIEVTPTNADTGQPAIDYIKYALSRGKSVVTSNKGPVALEYQNLINIAKKNNCSFRFEATVCGAIPIIHALEHGLAGNTIERIYGVFNGTCNYILTRMSDEKLTYQQALLEARELGYAEADPTYDIKGIDAAIKLVILANAIFGFNKTLNDVEITGIDKIPSDALQLALQDDKTIRLIGEIDAKKESLRVSPRILPQNHTLVVSDTLNAVTAETDLAGAVTFIGKGAGSVETASAVLADLLFISECNGRRN
- a CDS encoding sugar-specific transcriptional regulator TrmB — translated: MAGVIEKRRELLELMRECTLKKGYFSVHDIEEKTQIPRSTIQDWITRLIDENCLVLKEEKRGRSPAKYVTKSTMLQTACKRIFTTVDDDTVAIFHECRSYGCAAFCNHHHLLAGGGIFKARREGNLLVEYACLNNSDEEKDIKIGLYPSPAVGVIDVRKKDNFIVQKIRCIGGPAYSLTDMMKMAEGVCNIHITNKGELVEGEVYTKAMSHVIIGIDDTDTKDGGATFALALGLLQYLGKLKGVIPISHRVVMLNPKLLECTAGNSCSYIELAVIPKNVEEIKKIAARFVEDESLSKKWGIAVKCGFKISDNLRDYGICIRKSVVDENYARKIADSENIYVKGSRGIIGALAAVSLRGLENDILLNPECNDIKKISR